The following coding sequences lie in one Arachis ipaensis cultivar K30076 chromosome B03, Araip1.1, whole genome shotgun sequence genomic window:
- the LOC107631388 gene encoding serine hydroxymethyltransferase, mitochondrial produces MAMAMALRRLSSSMDKPLRPLFNATSVCYKSSLPDEAVYDKERPGVTWPKQLNAPLELVDPQIADIIELEKARQWKGLELIPSENFTSVSVMQAVGSVMTNKYSEGYPGARYYGGNEYIDMAERLCQKRALEAFRLDPAKWGVNVQPLSGSPSNFQVYTALLKPHDRIMALDLPHGGHLSHGYQTDTKKISAVSIFFETMPYRLNESTGYIDYDQMENMAKLFRPKLIVAGASAYARLYDYARVRKVCDKQKAILLADMAHISGLVAAGVIPSPFDYADVVTTTTHKSLRGPRGAMIFFRKGVKETNKQGQEVLYDYEDRINQAVFPGLQGGPHNHTITGLAVALKQATTPEYRAYQEQVLSNCSKFAQALSERGYELVSGGTENHLVLVNLKNKGIDGSRVEKVLEAVHIAANKNTVPGDVSAMVPGGIRMGTPALTSRGFVEEDFVKVAEFFDAAVKLAVKIKAESEGTKLKDFMATIESSSTFQSEIAKLRHDVEEYAKQFPTIGFDKATMKYKD; encoded by the exons ATGGCGATGGCAATGGCGCTTCGGAGGCTCTCATCTTCCATGGACAAACCTCTCCGCCCTCTCTTCAATGCCACTTCCGTTTGCTACAAG TCATCGTTGCCTGATGAAGCTGTATACGACAAAGAGAGACCAGGAGTTACA TGGCCAAAGCAATTGAATGCCCCGCTTGAGCTTGTTGATCCTCAGATTGCTGATATAATTGAGCTCGAAAAAGCTAGGCAATGGAAG GGACTTGAACTGATACCGTCAGAGAATTTCACTTCAGTCTCTGTAATGCAAGCTGTTGGCTCAGTCATGACAAACAAGTACAGTGAAGGATATCCTGGTGCAAGATATTATGGTGGAAATGA GTACATTGATATGGCAGAAAGACTATGTCAGAAGCGTGCCCTCGAGGCATTCAGGTTGGATCCAGCTAAATGGGGAG TGAACGTTCAGCCTCTATCTGGGTCTCCTTCAAATTTTCAAGTTTATACTGCATTGCTAAAACCTCATGACAGAATCATGGCACTTGATCTTCCTCATGGTGGACATCTTTCTCATGGATACCAG ACTGACACCAAAAAGATTTCTGCAGTCTCGATTTTTTTTGAGACAATGCCATATAGATTGAATGAAAGCACAGGATACATTGACTATGACCAG ATGGAAAACATGGCTAAACTCTTCAGGCCAAAATTAATTGTTGCTGGAGCTAGTGCTTATGCACGCCTGTATGATTATGCACGTGTACGCAAG GTGTGCGACAAACAGAAAGCTATACTGTTGGCAGATATGGCACACATCAGTGGATTGGTTGCAGCTGGTGTTATCCCATCACCTTTTGATTATGCAGATGTAGTGACTACCACCACTCACAAGTCACTTCGTGGCCCCCGTGGAGCTATGATATTCTTCAGGAAGGGAGTTAAAGAAACTAACAAACAAGGACAGGAG GTGTTGTATGACTATGAGGACCGAATCAACCAAGCTGTCTTCCCAGGACTGCAAGGTGGTCCACACAACCACACCATTACTGGTTTGGCTGTTGCATTGAAGCAG GCTACAACTCCAGAGTATAGAGCATATCAAGAGCAAGTTCTCAGCAATTGTTCAAAATTTGCACAG GCTCTTAGCGAGAGGGGCTATGAGCTGGTTTCCGGTGGAACTGAGAATCATCTTGTTTTGGTGAATCTTAAGAACAAG GGAATTGATGGCTCCAGAGTTGAGAAGGTGTTGGAAGCTGTTCATATTGCAGCAAATAAAAACACTGTTCCTGGAGATGTCTCTGCTATGGTTCCTGGTGGCATCAGGATGG GAACGCCTGCCCTTACTTCTAGGGGATTTGTTGAGGAGGATTTTGTCAAGGTAGCAGAGTTTTTTGATGCAGCAGTAAAATTGGCTGTGAAGATAAAGGCAGAGAGCGAAG GAACGAAATTGAAGGACTTTATGGCCACAATCGAGTCATCTTCAACCTTTCAGTCAGAGATTGCAAAGCTCCGCCACGATGTTGAGGAGTATGCAAAGCAATTTCCAACCATTGGTTTCGATAAAGCAACCATGAAATACAAAGATTGA
- the LOC107631387 gene encoding L-type lectin-domain containing receptor kinase IX.1, with amino-acid sequence MASTFHHHHPHTLIPLIILYSIFFSFHPAYSIQFQIPVFNPGDANILYLGSAATRDGSADFNVNDLYTCQVGWTIYSKKVLLWDSRTGKLTDFTTHYTFIIDTGNKTTYGHGLAFFLAPVDFEIPPNSSGGFLGLFNTTTKDSAQNQIVLVEFDSYPNSEWGETVQHVGINNNSIVSTKWTPWNTSLHSGDTADVWISYNSTTKNLSVSWKYQNSYDPEEHTSLSLAIDLTRVVPEWVTIGFSAATGYFGETHTLLSWEFNSTLDRAEENNSKKTRLVVILTVSCSALAVGAIAAFGVLWNRRKKKSKKDQLEAMNLTSMNDDLERGAGPRRFSYKELALVTNNFSKDRLLGKGGFGSVYRGYFANQDLSVAVKKISRGSRQGKKEYVTEVKVISQLRHRNLVQLLGWCHDKGEFLLVYEFMPNGSLDSHLFGSKKSPIPWNVRHKIGLGLASAVLYLHEEWERCVVHRDIKSSNVMLDSTFNVKLGDFGLAKLMDHELGPQTTGIAGTLGYLAPEYVSTGRASKESDVYSFGVVSLEIATGKKALDVMEDCDGEKGLVEWVWDHYGRGELVVAVDERLGKDFDEREAECLMIVGLWCAHPDATMRPSIRQAVHVLNFEAAMPINLPTKRPVATYHDPTITPTPTPTPSVQDSITTSLHTGR; translated from the exons ATGGCTTCCACTTTCCACCATCATCATCCACATACCCTTATTCCACTAATCATCTTATACtccattttcttctcttttcatcCTGCTTACTCAATTCAATTCCAAATCCCTGTTTTCAATCCTGGTGATGCCAACATACTCTACCTAGGATCTGCAGCAACAAGGGATGGTTCTGCTGATTTCAATGTGAATGACTTATACACTTGCCAAGTTGGATGGACCATTTACTCCAAGAAGGTGTTACTGTGGGACTCAAGAACTGGTAAACTAACTGATTTCACAACTCACTATACATTCATCATTGACACAGGAAATAAAACCACCTATGGCCATGGTCTTGCATTCTTCCTTGCCCCTGTTGATTTTGAAATCCCACCCAATTCCTCTGGTGGATTTCTTGGATTATTCAACACCACAACAAAGGATTCAGCACAGAATCAAATTGTCCTGGTTGAGTTTGACTCTTACCCAAACTCTGAATGGGGTGAAACTGTGCAGCATGTTGGGATCAACAACAATTCAATTGTTTCAACAAAGTGGACCCCTTGGAATACTAGTTTACACAGTGGAGATACTGCTGATGTTTGGATTAGTTACAACTCCACAACTAAGAACTTGAGTGTATCTTGGAAGTACCAAAACTCATATGATCCTGAAGAACACACTAGTCTCTCTCTTGCAATTGATTTGACAAGGGTCGTACCTGAGTGGGTTACAATTGGATTTTCTGCTGCAACAGGTTACTTTGGAGAGACTCACACTCTTCTGTCATGGGAGTTCAACTCAACTTTGGACAGAGCTGAAGAAAACAATTCAAAGAAGACAAGGTTAGTAGTGATTCTAACTGTTTCTTGTAGTGCTCTAGCAGTGGGAGCAATTGCAGCATTTGGAGTACTTTGGAAtaggaggaagaagaaaagcaagaaaGATCAATTAGAGGCTATGAATTTAACCTCAATGAATGATGACCTTGAAAGAGGAGCAGGACCAAGAAGGTTCTCGTACAAAGAACTTGCTTTGGTTACCAACAACTTCTCCAAAGACAGGTTGTTGGGTAAAGGAGGGTTTGGATCTGTCTACAGAGGTTACTTTGCAAATCAAGACTTATCAGTTGCTGTGAAGAAGATATCAAGGGGATCTAGACAAGGGAAGAAAGAGTATGTAACTGAGGTCAAAGTCATTAGCCAACTTAGACACAGGAACCTTGTGCAACTCTTGGGTTGGTGCCATGACAAAG GGGAGTTCTTGCTTGTTTACGAGTTCATGCCGAATGGAAGTCTTGACTCTCACCTATTTGGTAGCAAAAAGTCACCAATCCCATGGAATGTGAGGCACAAGATAGGGCTTGGATTAGCATCTGCAGTGCTATATCTTCATGAAGAATGGGAGAGGTGTGTGGTGCATAGGGACATCAAATCAAGCAATGTCATGCTGGATTCCACCTTCAATGTGAAGCTAGGTGACTTTGGACTAGCCAAGCTCATGGACCATGAACTTGGTCCCCAAACAACAGGGATAGCTGGAACATTAGGGTACCTAGCACCAGAATATGTGAGCACAGGAAGGGCAAGTAAAGAATCTGATGTGTACAGCTTTGGTGTGGTGTCATTGGAGATAGCCACAGGGAAGAAAGCCCTTGATGTGATGGAAGATTGTGATGGTGAAAAGGGGTTGGTTGAGTGGGTTTGGGACCATTATGGAAGAGGAGAACTGGTTGTGGCAGTCGATGAGAGGTTGGGGAAAGATTTTGATGAAAGGGAAGCAGAGTGCTTGATGATTGTGGGGCTATGGTGTGCTCACCCTGATGCAACTATGAGACCGTCAATAAGACAAGCAGTTCATGTGCTTAATTTTGAAGCTGCCATGCCAATCAACCTTCCAACAAAGAGGCCTGTTGCAACATACCATGATCCTACTAttacaccaacaccaacaccaacaccatcaGTGCAAGATTCTATAACCACGAGCCTTCACACTGGCCGTTGA